In a single window of the Hypanus sabinus isolate sHypSab1 chromosome 15, sHypSab1.hap1, whole genome shotgun sequence genome:
- the LOC132405153 gene encoding nuclear factor NF-kappa-B p105 subunit-like, with translation MENIDHYNNLDIDYVLNYQDLNSAAPVSHFTCDPYIEIIEQPKQRGFRFRYGCEGPSHGGLPGVTSEKNKKTYPTVKVHNYTGPVKIVVQLVTIDEPPLLHVHSLVGRQCKNGICVVQIDSEDMTASFPNLGVLHVPKKDVAAIIEEQLIKSWMSDINNGNMSPSEEDGVEWQEKHLQKEDRERIHQEAQKQTKYMDLSVVRLMFTPYLPGSDGKFTHRLSSVISDPIYDSKAPNASSLRIVRMAKTAGSVVGGDEVFLLCDKVQKDDIQVRFYQEDESGHIWEAFGKFSAADVHRQFAIVFKTPKYFDLHITKPISVFVQLRRRSDGETSEPKPFIYYPHKQAKKKSEKKWQKTFPNCPDNYEEPALAHRGIYGDNLGEEMTVLRRPECFISPSYAHKDDIAGGLQFSPIVQFSNI, from the exons ATGGAGAATATAGATCACTACAATAACTTGGACATAGACTATGTCCTCAACTATCAAGATTTGAACTCTGCAGCTCCTGTTTCACACTTCA caTGTGATCCCTACATTGAAATTATTGAACAACCTAAGCAG CGAGGCTTCCGGTTTCGTTATGGATGTGAGGGACCATCTCATGGTGGTTTACCCGGTGTTACaagtgaaaaaaacaaaaagacatACCCAACAGTGAAG GTCCATAACTATACAGGCCCTGTCAAAATTGTGGTGCAATTGGTTACCATTGATGAACCTCCACTTCTGCACGTGCACAGCCTGGTAGGAAGACAATGTAAAAATGGAATCTGTGTGGTCCAGATAGATTCTGAGGACATGACTGCAAG CTTTCCCAATCTTGGAGTTCTTCATGTTCCAAAGAAGGACGTGGCAGCAATTATAGAAGAACAACTGATTAAATCATGGATGTCAGACATCAATAATGGAAATATGTCACCTTCTGAAGAAGATGGAGTGGAATGGCAAGAGAAACATCTGCAAA aagaagacagagagagaattCATCAAGAAGCCCAGAAGCAAACCAAGTACATGGATCTCAGTGTTGTCCGCCTGATGTTCACACCATACCTGCCAGGAAGTGATGGCAAGTTCACACATAGGCTTAGTTCAGTTATATCGGATCCCATTTACGATAGTA AAGCACCCAATGCATCAAGTTTGAGAATAGTAAGAATGGCCAAAACTGCCGGGAGTGTAGTGGGTGGGGATGAAGTCTTTCTGCTGTGTGATAAAGTACAAAAAG ATGATATCCAGGTCCGGTTCTACCAGGAGGATGAAAGTGGTCACATCTGGGAGGCATTTGGAAAATTTAGTGCTGCCGATGTTCATAGACAG TTTGCCATAGTTTTCAAGACACCAAAGTACTTTGACCTGCACATTACCAAACCGATCTCAGTGTTTGTCCAGCTACGAAGGCGATCAGATGGTGAAACCAGTGAACCCAAACCTTTCATATACTACCCACACAAGCAGG CCAAGAAAAAGTCTGAGAAGAAATGGCAAAAGACTTTCCCTAACTGTCCAGATAATTACGAGGAGCCAGCGTTAGCTCACAGGGGAATATACGGTGATAATCTTGGAGAGG AAATGACAGTTTTAAGAAGACCTGAATGTTTCATATCACCATCCTATGCACACAAAGATGACATTGCTGGAG GTTTACAATTTTCTCCAATTGTCCAATTTTCGAACATTTGA